ATTTGAACCCTGGAAAAAAGACAATATCAAATGAAAAGGCAGAGGCTGCGGATCTGTAGTTTTACTGGTAATACTGCATGCCAACCATTtcatctcaatcagtttcatttAAATCTTCTTAGTTATGTACAGGGTTGTTTCGAATTATGTACAGTAAGCAAATTTTAGACAAGATGGTGTTAAACTGTAGCATACCTttgttttgtttcaatcaaaggacatattttgcctagtggcacgtgcatcctaaaatctcataagaaaCATTTGTTCATTTTTTTGTTTTACTGTAACATTATATTGTTTATTATATTTGATTCTGTTATGTACAATACTATCACCATGTGATGTTGCACAAATTGATttagctttgatctaactttattaaaTGCGCATTTGCTGGTCTGGCCAGGATTTTATCATCTGTAATTTTAACCCATGAATTCATTTGGAAATGATTTACAAAAAATATTTAGATCAATATTGATGATAAGATAATGAATTATGAGTAACATATAACTTTATTCAACTGTTGCTTGAATATTACATTTAGGTAGGCATTGTCCCCCCATAGTGGCAGTTGCACAGAATCAGCACTACTCTTTCAGAATATATTTTTGGACATAAATTAGTTGTTATTACACTAATATAAACAGTCAATGCAACAATAGAATACACTATAACTAAATCAAAAAGTAAGTTAATCCtgaatcttttgaaaataaaaggtattcacaccccttttgttgtgttacaaagtgggattaataTGGATTTATTTCAAATTTTTGGtaaacgatctacacaaaatactctgtaatgtcaaagtgttagaaaaattctaacatttattacaaattaatgaaaataaaacactgatatacagtatcttgattagataagtcctctgtagctcagctggtagagcacggcgcttgtaacgccaaggtagtgggttcgatccccgggaccacccatacacaaaaatgtatgcacgcatgactgtaagtcgctttggataaaagcgtctgctaaatggcatattattattattattattattagataagtattcatccccctgagtcaatacatgttagaaacacctttggcaatgattacagctgtgagtctttttgggtaagtctctaagatctttgcacacctgaattgtacaatatttgccctttattattttttaaattcttcaagctctgtcaacttggctgttgatcattgctagacagccatttttaagtcttgccataggttttcaagccaatttaagtcaaaactgtaactaggtcactcaggaacattcaatgttgtcttggtaagcaactccagtgtagatttggccttgtgttttaggtgaatttgtctcccagtgtctgtgggaaagcagactgaaccaggttttcttataggcttttgcctgtgcttagctgtattccatttatttgtatcctaacaaactccttgctgatgacaagcatacccataacatgatgcagccaccaccatgcttgaaaatatgaagaatggtactcaaagaagtgttgtgttggattttccccaaacataatgctttgtattcaggacaaaaatgtaTTTGCTAAATGTTTTGTAGTATTGCTTACTTAAGTTCCTTGTTGCAaactggatgcatgttttggaatatttgtattctgtacaggcttccttttttcactttgtcatttaggttagtattgtggaataactacaatgttgtcaatccatcctcagttctctcatatcacaaccattaaactctggcatggtgaaatccctgagcaattccttcctctctggcaactgagttaggaaggacacctgtgtctttgtagttactgggtgtacaccatccaaagcctaattaataacttgctcaaagggatatttagcttatttttttcacatctaccaatcagtgcccttatttgcgaggctttgaaaaacctccctggtctatgtgattgaatctgtgcttgaaattcactactcgattgagggaccttacagataattgtatagtatgtgtggggtacagagatgacgtagtcatttaaaaaatcatgttaaccactattattgaacacagaatccatgcaacttaatatgtgatttgttaagcacatttttgtttccTGAACTTAAGGCTTCCcattacaaaggggttgaatacttattgactcaagacatttcagcttttcatttattattaatttgaaaaaatgtctaaaaactaaATTCCACTTTTGACATTAtggtgtagatcagtgacaaaatcaattttaaattcaggttgtaacacaacaaaatgtggaaaaattaaaggggtgtgaatactttctgaaggtactgtatatatgaggaACAACAAAGGGAGAAGATTGCaatcaagaaaaaaataagcaaaactATTTCATAAATGTGCAGGTCGTGATAAAATTGAACAGTAACAACTATCTACAGAATGTAGCCTAGGGTGCAGATGATGCAGAGATATAAGGCCAATCCTATGACCACATCCTGCTCAGCTCACAGTACTTTCTGGTTGGCAGAAGACGGCGCTTTTGGGCGTCCAAGTTTGATCGTGTCATACAGAGTCTGCGGCTAAATGTGACAGACAACCAAGAAGAAACTGTTTCAGCATCATGAAAGGTAGACAATTTCCAATGTAGACTACATGGTCTGCCATTCACTCATAGACTGTTTTATTTAATATTTTGTTCAAAGACATCAGGTATGACCATTCATGTCTCGCTCTCACCTTGTTCAGTCTTGGGTCAGCCAGGTCATCCACAGTCCCTATTGTCtggaataaaaacagaaatagatACTTAAACCCATAAACACAATAGATGAACATTGCACCAAAACTTCAAAATACACAGCAATCAGAaattacagtaggctacacatacATGGGCTTACACACATTCAGATACATAATAATGGCAATGCATACTTACATCTTTAATTGTTGTTTTGCCCATAACATCCACATATATTGTGTTGTCAGTTTGATATTCTGTGTTTGACAATAACAAAATATCAACCAATCAGATAGATACTAAACAGGATATCCACAAACATAACCAGGAATTAATAAATGAGACAATTATGAGGCTCCTCTCTCCTTTTCAAATGTTCATAATATTCCAAAGCCAACATTTAAAAAAGCCTCTAATTATGCTTATGCAACATCATAATCATCCTAAGAATACTTGCAGAGCCACCTGAAATGTTACTTTATATAGTTGAGACCCCTATGCTGTGCATACCTGTGTTACGGCGGCCCCTGCACTTATACACTGCCACAGCTACAATGAGGATCAGCACCCCTGCGACACTCACTGACACTGCGATGCAGATGCTATACCACACCCGCCCTGTAAGATAGTCAATAATATCACCCATGTCAATGTTATGCTATTAGaccatacagtataactacagtccCTGCCAAAATGATTTACACTCTTGGTAAAGATAagcaaatgttttatgagattggataACACACTgtgagggatcttagaccattcctccatacagaatctttccagatccttgatatccttcgtctgtgcctatggactgccctcttcaattcaaaccacaggttttcaatggggttcagagactgagatggccattgcaaaatgttgattttttgGTAAAtttcctggcagaggcaaccaggttttaatcatgaagtactttgaaaggctggttatggcacacatcaccatcatcccagacatcctagacccactccaatttgcataccgccccaatagatccatagatgatgcaatctcaattgcactccacacttccctcacccacctagataaaaCGAATacttatgtgagaatgctgttcattgactacagctcagcgttcaacaccatagtcccctcacAAAATCGTCACCAAGCTTGGGACCCTGGgacttaacacctccctctgcaactggatcatggacttcctgacgggccaaacccaggtggtgagggtaggcaacataaCATCCTCGcaagggagggtgctggagtattggaaaaaggggtgccaataattttgacacctAAAGTATCTTTTTGAGAAACTAAATCATtaattgttaaacaaaatatcttTCTCTGAGCTATTGTGTtagaataaaataatataatttcccctttTTTTGAGCATACACTATAGCTCAGTTTTTGAAGTATTTATTTTgcacagtcttttttgctcatctttatcaagggtgccaatacttTTGGAGGTGACTGTAAATGAAGCTCTAAAACATGTCTAACAGAATGTTAAGAGAAtattacattatatatatatacataagcATATCAGCACACTGAAGTGTATGGAGTGGATTATTATGATATCTACTTACCTGGGGTGGTTGTGTCATTACTACACTTCACTGTTGTAGAGGCAGATTTCTCACTGACTAGGTTGGAGGCAGTGCAGGTTACACTGATGTCTCCGTCTGATGGTGACAGAGAGAAGTGTATCTGCTGGTCGTCCCTGTacttctcattccctctctcccagGTGTAGGAGATGTTGGAGCAGACTGACACGTTACACAGCAGCCACACTGAACAGGACTGGTTGGCCAATAGCTTGATGTCCGTCTGGATAACCATCTTGGATATAGGCTCTGACCAaccaggagagagaaagagagagttataATCATTCTCCACCGTCTAGCAGATGATAAAATATCAAATGTAAAAAGTAAGATGTTGTCAATAACACTACAGTCACAGAGAATTAAATCAAACAATGAGAAAAAAGCTGATAGCTGCCTATCATGGACCTTAGTGCATCAAACTCACCCTGAACTGTTAGTCTGTATGTAGTAGTTGACTCTTCCCAATTTCTCTCATAGGTTGCAATGTAAGTTCCCCTGTCTTTTTCACTCAGATTATTAATGCACAGAGAGTGGTTCACTGGATTATATTCCACTTTCTCCATGTATTTAGGAGAGACCTTTTTGTCAGTTACTATTATTGTACTATTGACCTTCCAACGTAGTCTTACAAGCTCCTCCGGTGGTTCTTCTACAGGCAGGCACACCGAACCCCCCTTCAATCCATACTTCTCCTTTGGGACTTCAGCCCAGATCCCTAAAGAGAGAGGAATAGTTTGCACCAGTTTTTTCAGTGAGggataaaacaacaaaaacaaaccaGGCTAAGACATGAAACTGTGTTCCAATGTATTATTTCTCAAAACCGTtattttacacacaataccccataatgacaaagcaaaaacaggtttagaaattgaAGTTTATTAAAATtacaaaaacggaaatatgacatttacataagtattcagaccctttaaatcagtactttgttgaagcacctttggcagtgcttacagcctcgagtcttcttgggtatgatgctacaagcttagcacacctgtgtttgggggagagtctcccattcttctctgcagatcctctcaagctctgtcaggttggatggggagcgtcgctgcacagctattttcaggtctctccagagatgttcgatcaggttcatgtccgggctctggatgggccactcaaggacattcagagacttgtcccgaagctactcctgcgttgtgttgcctttgtgcttagggttgttgtcctgttggaaggtgaacctttgccccagtttgaggtcctgagcactctggagcaggttgtcatcaaggatctctctgtaccttgctctgttcatctttccctcaatcctgcctagtctcccagtcccttccgctgaattacatccccacagcatgatgctggcaccaccatgcttcaccgtagggatggtgccaggtttcctccagacgtgacgcttggcttcaggccaaagagttcaatcttggtttcatcagaccagagaatcttgtttctcatggtctgagagtctttaggtgccttttggcaaactccaagcaggctgtcatgtgccttttacagaggagtggctccatctggccactctaccataaagacctgattggtggagtgctgcagagatggttgtccttctggaaggttgtcccatctccacagaggaactctggaggtctgtcagagtgaccattgggttcttggtcacttccctgaccaaggccctgctatcccgattgctcagtttggctgggcggccatctctaagaagagtcttggtggtttcaaacttattccatttaagaattatggaggccactgtgttcttgaggaccttcaatgccgcagaatttttttggtaccattccccagatttgtggctcgacacaatcctgtctctgaactctatggacaattccttcgacctcatggtttggtttttgctctgacatgcactgtcaactgtgggactttatatagacaggtgtgtgcctttccaaatcatgtcgtgTCAATtaaatttactacaggtggacgccaatcaagttgtagaaatatctcaaggatgatcaatgtaaacaggatgcacctgagctcaatttagagtctcatagcaaagggtatgaatacttatataaataaatgtgtaaacatttctaaaaacctgttttcgcattaCAAAATACAATGAATTATTATTCCCATAACATtgttacagagaatcagacagatTATGCTACCCTCTCCCTATAGGCTACTTagtttattcaagcctgtctcaaaatacaacactgcccttttaagacaaaaaaaatctctttacctgactcgcttttcaaagatgtctaaaaatgtacaaatgttgtgctcttgtaggaaacAGACACTCCcgtattgctgactacaaattatgtATAAATGGACTGATATTTATTCTGTGTGGCAGTAGCGCGGCCGCATACGCacacagtttagagggaacattgcagcttagagggaacattgcagtttagagggaacattgcagtttagagggaacattgcagttTATAGGGAACattgcagcttagagggaacattgcagtttagagggaacattgcagctTAGAGGGACattgcagcttagagggaacattgcagtttagagggaacattgcagtttagagggaacattgcagcttggagggaacattgcagcttagagggaacattgcagcttagagggaacattgcagctTAGAGGGAcattgcagtttagagggaacattgcagtttagagcgaacattgcagtttagagggaacattgcagtttagagggaacattgcagtttagaggaaacattgcagtttagagggaacattgcagctTACAGGGAGCattgcagcttagagggaacattgcagcttagagggaacattgcagcttagagggaacattgcagtttagagggaacattgcagtttagagcgaacattgcagtttagagggaacattgcagcttagagggaacactgcagcttagagggaacactgcagcttagagggaacattgcagctTAGAGGGAcattgcagtttagagggaacattgcagtttagagcgaacattgcagtttagagggaacattgcagtttagagggaacattgcagtttagaggaaacattgcagtttagagggaacattgcagctTACAGGGAACATTTCAGCTTGGAGGGAAcattgcagtttagagggaacattgcagttTAGAGGGACATTGCAGTTTAGAGGAAACtttgcagtttagagggaacattgcagctTACAGGGAGCattgcagcttagagggaacattgcagcttagagggaacattgcagcttagagggaacattgcagtttagagggaacattgcagttTAGAGCGAACattgcagcttagagggaacactgcagcttagagggaacactgcagcttagagggaacattgcagctTAGAGGGAcattgcagtttagagggaacattgcagtttagagcgaacattgcagtttagagggaacattgcagtttagagggaacattgcagtttagaggaaacattgcagtttagagggaacattgcagctTACAGGGAACATTTCAGCTTGGAGGGAACattgcagcttagagggaacactgcagcttagagggaacattgcagtttagagggaacattgtagtttagagggaacattgcagttTAGTGGGAACATTGCagattagagggaacattgcctgtGAGGATGAGTAGAAACCACAGAATGTTCATTTTAGAAGTGCAAGAGATGCAGTCTGGCATTGTTCCCTGATCTCTGTCAAAGAGTGACTAAAAAACATCTAAGTAAGTGACTGTAGCAGTTTTCCCCACAACACTTCAATATGATCCTCAACACTTCTTCGCCCCCTCAGTTTACTAAACGTTAGGGTCTAGATTGAATCCGGAACCGCACTAGCTGATGCTGTACAGTGGTTGATTTCACTTTATCGGAGGTGGAGCTGAGGTGGAGCATTAGAGTTTCAAATCCATAAGCGGCCCCCTGTGTTACCTTATTGCGGACACTGTCCATAATAACTAATATTTAACCCTGTAAAGACATTTGTTTATTATAAAAAGCTAAAATGTTGATACAAAAACCTGTCATTGGAAATAACAAAGTTatttgtggaatattaggtttctacattgtgtaaaagcACTTCCTATAGACAGGTTAGCTGACAGTCATGAAAACGATGCACACACTTCAATGGGTCAGAAAGTCTGTGTGTTGATGTGATTCTGGATGGCtcatttcagctagttttatcttgttctttaTAACATGTCATGTTTTGAAGTGTTTTGACTCATGTCACTTCTATGCTAATAAGGCTCAAATTCCCTAGCTAACAAATAACTGTATTGACAAAGGTATTTATAACTAGCCAAAGATGGTTAATCTGTGCCGTTTACAGATGAAGCATAgtggcagaacaagcaaggagcaTGTATTTAGTGTCAAATAATAGTCTTGGATGGATCCTGCTTGATTCTGTAAGTAGAATTGTTTTAACTTGTAAACTgtgttggttctgtctgtctgtcatagttagtaAGCTACCCAGTCTGCTTAAAAAGCGATTGCTACCCATTCACACTGGACGCAGGGCCAGCCACTTATTTTGTTCTCTGCAGATTACAACTCAATAGGAGGGGAAGTGGCTACACTTGTGCTAGGCAATTAGCTTAGTGTTATTACCACAACCTCTTTGTTCAGCGGCAGCTGTCTGCGGCAGCTGTCCCCAAAACAAAGACTGTCCCTGAAACAAAGACAGTTCTGCCAAGTTGTTCTGCGGGAGTTAgtcgagggaggccccgctctctcgcttccccagatgtttagttaatttcattccgatctcatttgcattattgtagccttttctgtagcctgtcaactatgtgtctgtctagccctgttctctcctctctgcataggccatacaaacgcttcacaccgcgtggctgctaccactctaatctggtggtccctgcgcgcacgacccacgtggagttccaggtctccggcagcctctggaactgccgttctgcggccaacaaggcagagttcatctcagcataTGCTACTCTCCAGTCTCTCGATttcttggcactgacggaaacatggattaccacagaataaactgctactcctactgctctttcctcgtctgatcatgtgttctcgcataccctgagagcatctggtcagcgcggcggtggcacaggaatcctcatctctcccaagtggacattctctcttttccccctgacccatctgtctatctcctcatttgaattccatgctgtcacagtcactagcccattcaagcttaacatccttgtcatttatcggcctccaggttcccttggagagttcatcaatgagcttgacgccttgataagttcctttcctgaggatggctcacccctcacagttctgggtgactttaacctgccgacgtctgccttcgactcatttctctctgcctccttctttccactcctttcctcttttgaccttacccgcttgacctcatctttactagatgctatTCTTCCACTAATcttactgcaactcccctccaagtctccgaccactactttgtatccttttctctctcgctctcctccaacactactcactctgcccctactcagatggtaaccttcgctctctctctcccgctactctctcctcttccatcctatcatctcttccctctgctaaatccttctccctccggtcacctgattctgcctcctcgaccctcctctcctccctttctgcatcttttgactctctatgtcccctatcc
Above is a window of Coregonus clupeaformis isolate EN_2021a unplaced genomic scaffold, ASM2061545v1 scaf0001, whole genome shotgun sequence DNA encoding:
- the LOC123482972 gene encoding SLAM family member 8-like isoform X1, yielding MEKVEYNPVNHSLCINNLSEKDRGTYIATYERNWEESTTTYRLTVQEPISKMVIQTDIKLLANQSCSVWLLCNVSVCSNISYTWERGNEKYRDDQQIHFSLSPSDGDISVTCTASNLVSEKSASTTVKCSNDTTTPGRVWYSICIAVSVSVAGVLILIVAVAVYKCRGRRNTEYQTDNTIYVDVMGKTTIKDTIGTVDDLADPRLNKPQTLYDTIKLGRPKAPSSANQKVL
- the LOC123482972 gene encoding SLAM family member 8-like isoform X2 translates to MVIQTDIKLLANQSCSVWLLCNVSVCSNISYTWERGNEKYRDDQQIHFSLSPSDGDISVTCTASNLVSEKSASTTVKCSNDTTTPGRVWYSICIAVSVSVAGVLILIVAVAVYKCRGRRNTEYQTDNTIYVDVMGKTTIKDTIGTVDDLADPRLNKPQTLYDTIKLGRPKAPSSANQKVL